In Cydia splendana chromosome 26, ilCydSple1.2, whole genome shotgun sequence, the following are encoded in one genomic region:
- the LOC134803311 gene encoding zinc finger protein 570-like isoform X1 has product MHQCCVHKCRNQGNHSFPRDQKLRKLWEAVIPTRDDKVFVAKKTSKICAAHFKSDDFIKVGWFSGLVNIRRILKKGTVPSIFQCHKPEDVKSKPTLEGAGAGMVTLELELLKKEPVCDDLVSVNATSLYDVHVAKDDDGMVTLELEVVKKEVVVKEEPPCDDSGSEDVASLYADRVVKNEPGLGPESFQQHTSSNHTLELDIVKKEVVIEEPPSEEGFAYADYVVKDELALGPVCQQRHAAADTDIVNTSACGHPPALVVAPPPQPISERDCTSIGPDTSTKKKPKTCETCQKTFTRVRSLNIHKLIHTGEKPHSCNVCDKSFKREYDLMLHQRTHTGEKPYSCETCNKQFGKNSDLNKHIRTHKGLRYSCDICKQDFVELSTMKAHKRTHEKAFSCEICGKSFKQKNYLYKHKQIHNGVKPYSCHICKKGFTYLHNLKDHERIHTGERPFSCDLCEMKFKQLSTLNTHKRTHAGFLY; this is encoded by the exons ATGCATCAGTGCTGCGTACATAAATGTAGGAATCAAGGGAACCATTCATTTCCGAGAGACCAAAAACTACGGAAACTATGGGAAGCGGTCATACCCACACGTGATGATAAGGTGTTTGTtgcaaaaaaaacatcaaaaatatGTGCAGCACATTTTAAATCAGACGATTTCATTAAGGTTGGATGGTTCTCAG gATTAGTGAACATCAGGCGCATTTTGAAGAAGGGAACAGTGCCTTCCATCTTTCAGTGCCACAAACCGGAAGATGTCAAATCTAAGCCAACCCTAGAAGGGGCTGGAGCGG GTATGGTTACTTTGGAACTGGAATTATTGAAAAAGGAGCCCGTATGTGATGATTTAGTCAGTGTAAATGCTACCAGCCTGTATGACGTTCATGTGGCGAAAGATGATGATG GTATGGTTACTTTGGAACTGGAAGTAGTGAAAAAGGAGGTAGTTGTGAAGGAGGAGCCTCCGTGTGATGACTCGGGCAGCGAAGATGTCGCCAGCCTGTATGCCGATCGTGTGGTCAAAAATGAGCCCGGGCTAGGGCCTGAGAGCTTTCAGCAGCATACGAGTA GTAACCATACATTGGAACTAGATATAGTGAAAAAGGAAGTAGTCATAGAGGAGCCCCCAAGTGAAGAAGGCTTTGCATACGCCGACTATGTGGTTAAAGATGAGCTCGCGCTAGGACCCGTGTGCCAGCAACGGCATG CCGCTGCAGACACAGACATTGTAAATACAAGCGCCTGCGGACATCCTCCGGCCCTTGTCGTCGCACCACCGCCCCAACCAATCAGCGAGCGCGACTGCACTTCCATCGGCCCCGATACGTCAACCAAAAAGAAACCTAAAACCTGCGAAACATGCCAAAAGACCTTCACCCGAGTCAGAAGTTTAAACATACATAAATTGATACACACCGGCGAGAAACCACACTCGTGCAATGTATGTGATAAAAGTTTTAAGCGCGAGTATGATTTGATGTTACACCAACGAACGCATACCGGAGAAAAACCATATTCGTGTGAAACATGCAACAAGCAGTTTGGGAAAAACAGCGATTTAAACAAACATATTCGAACACACAAGGGGCTGAGATACTCCTGCGATATATGTAAACAGGACTTTGTAGAATTGAGTACCATGAAGGCACATAAACGCACTCATGAAAAGGCATTTTCGTGCGAAATTTGTGGTAAATCGTTTAAACAAAAGAACtatttatataaacataaacaaatacACAACGGGGTGAAACCATACAGTTGTCATATATGTAAAAAGGGTTTTACATACTTGCATAATTTAAAGGATCATGAACGGATCCACACAGGTGAGCGACCATTTTCATGCGACTTGTGTGAAATGAAGTTTAAACAGCTGAGTACTTTAAATACGCATAAACGAACTCATGCAGGTTTTTTATATTGA
- the LOC134803311 gene encoding zinc finger protein 570-like isoform X2, with translation MHQCCVHKCRNQGNHSFPRDQKLRKLWEAVIPTRDDKVFVAKKTSKICAAHFKSDDFIKVGWFSGLVNIRRILKKGTVPSIFQCHKPEDVKSKPTLEGAGAGMVTLELELLKKEPVCDDLVSVNATSLYDVHVAKDDDGMVTLELEVVKKEVVVKEEPPCDDSGSEDVASLYADRVVKNEPGLGPESFQQHTSSNHTLELDIVKKEVVIEEPPSEEGFAYADYVVKDELALGPVCQQRHAAADTDIVNTSACGHPPALVVAPPPQPISERDCTSIGPDTSTKKKPKTCETCQKTFTRVRSLNIHKLIHTGEKPHSCNVCDKSFKREYDLMLHQRTHTGEKPYSCETCNKQFGKNSDLNKHIRTHKGLRYSCDICKQDFVELSTMKAHKRTHEKAFSCEICGKSFKQKNYLYKHKQIHNGVKPYSCHICKKGFTYLHNLKDHERIHTVTSEQGRFLPRDKV, from the exons ATGCATCAGTGCTGCGTACATAAATGTAGGAATCAAGGGAACCATTCATTTCCGAGAGACCAAAAACTACGGAAACTATGGGAAGCGGTCATACCCACACGTGATGATAAGGTGTTTGTtgcaaaaaaaacatcaaaaatatGTGCAGCACATTTTAAATCAGACGATTTCATTAAGGTTGGATGGTTCTCAG gATTAGTGAACATCAGGCGCATTTTGAAGAAGGGAACAGTGCCTTCCATCTTTCAGTGCCACAAACCGGAAGATGTCAAATCTAAGCCAACCCTAGAAGGGGCTGGAGCGG GTATGGTTACTTTGGAACTGGAATTATTGAAAAAGGAGCCCGTATGTGATGATTTAGTCAGTGTAAATGCTACCAGCCTGTATGACGTTCATGTGGCGAAAGATGATGATG GTATGGTTACTTTGGAACTGGAAGTAGTGAAAAAGGAGGTAGTTGTGAAGGAGGAGCCTCCGTGTGATGACTCGGGCAGCGAAGATGTCGCCAGCCTGTATGCCGATCGTGTGGTCAAAAATGAGCCCGGGCTAGGGCCTGAGAGCTTTCAGCAGCATACGAGTA GTAACCATACATTGGAACTAGATATAGTGAAAAAGGAAGTAGTCATAGAGGAGCCCCCAAGTGAAGAAGGCTTTGCATACGCCGACTATGTGGTTAAAGATGAGCTCGCGCTAGGACCCGTGTGCCAGCAACGGCATG CCGCTGCAGACACAGACATTGTAAATACAAGCGCCTGCGGACATCCTCCGGCCCTTGTCGTCGCACCACCGCCCCAACCAATCAGCGAGCGCGACTGCACTTCCATCGGCCCCGATACGTCAACCAAAAAGAAACCTAAAACCTGCGAAACATGCCAAAAGACCTTCACCCGAGTCAGAAGTTTAAACATACATAAATTGATACACACCGGCGAGAAACCACACTCGTGCAATGTATGTGATAAAAGTTTTAAGCGCGAGTATGATTTGATGTTACACCAACGAACGCATACCGGAGAAAAACCATATTCGTGTGAAACATGCAACAAGCAGTTTGGGAAAAACAGCGATTTAAACAAACATATTCGAACACACAAGGGGCTGAGATACTCCTGCGATATATGTAAACAGGACTTTGTAGAATTGAGTACCATGAAGGCACATAAACGCACTCATGAAAAGGCATTTTCGTGCGAAATTTGTGGTAAATCGTTTAAACAAAAGAACtatttatataaacataaacaaatacACAACGGGGTGAAACCATACAGTTGTCATATATGTAAAAAGGGTTTTACATACTTGCATAATTTAAAGGATCATGAACGGATCCACACAG TGACCTCCGAGCAGGGGCGTTTTTTGCCCAGAGACAAAGTTTAG
- the LOC134803311 gene encoding zinc finger protein 436-like isoform X3, with amino-acid sequence MHQCCVHKCRNQGNHSFPRDQKLRKLWEAVIPTRDDKVFVAKKTSKICAAHFKSDDFIKVGWFSGLVNIRRILKKGTVPSIFQCHKPEDVKSKPTLEGAGAGMVTLELEVVKKEVVVKEEPPCDDSGSEDVASLYADRVVKNEPGLGPESFQQHTSSNHTLELDIVKKEVVIEEPPSEEGFAYADYVVKDELALGPVCQQRHAAADTDIVNTSACGHPPALVVAPPPQPISERDCTSIGPDTSTKKKPKTCETCQKTFTRVRSLNIHKLIHTGEKPHSCNVCDKSFKREYDLMLHQRTHTGEKPYSCETCNKQFGKNSDLNKHIRTHKGLRYSCDICKQDFVELSTMKAHKRTHEKAFSCEICGKSFKQKNYLYKHKQIHNGVKPYSCHICKKGFTYLHNLKDHERIHTGERPFSCDLCEMKFKQLSTLNTHKRTHAGFLY; translated from the exons ATGCATCAGTGCTGCGTACATAAATGTAGGAATCAAGGGAACCATTCATTTCCGAGAGACCAAAAACTACGGAAACTATGGGAAGCGGTCATACCCACACGTGATGATAAGGTGTTTGTtgcaaaaaaaacatcaaaaatatGTGCAGCACATTTTAAATCAGACGATTTCATTAAGGTTGGATGGTTCTCAG gATTAGTGAACATCAGGCGCATTTTGAAGAAGGGAACAGTGCCTTCCATCTTTCAGTGCCACAAACCGGAAGATGTCAAATCTAAGCCAACCCTAGAAGGGGCTGGAGCGG GTATGGTTACTTTGGAACTGGAAGTAGTGAAAAAGGAGGTAGTTGTGAAGGAGGAGCCTCCGTGTGATGACTCGGGCAGCGAAGATGTCGCCAGCCTGTATGCCGATCGTGTGGTCAAAAATGAGCCCGGGCTAGGGCCTGAGAGCTTTCAGCAGCATACGAGTA GTAACCATACATTGGAACTAGATATAGTGAAAAAGGAAGTAGTCATAGAGGAGCCCCCAAGTGAAGAAGGCTTTGCATACGCCGACTATGTGGTTAAAGATGAGCTCGCGCTAGGACCCGTGTGCCAGCAACGGCATG CCGCTGCAGACACAGACATTGTAAATACAAGCGCCTGCGGACATCCTCCGGCCCTTGTCGTCGCACCACCGCCCCAACCAATCAGCGAGCGCGACTGCACTTCCATCGGCCCCGATACGTCAACCAAAAAGAAACCTAAAACCTGCGAAACATGCCAAAAGACCTTCACCCGAGTCAGAAGTTTAAACATACATAAATTGATACACACCGGCGAGAAACCACACTCGTGCAATGTATGTGATAAAAGTTTTAAGCGCGAGTATGATTTGATGTTACACCAACGAACGCATACCGGAGAAAAACCATATTCGTGTGAAACATGCAACAAGCAGTTTGGGAAAAACAGCGATTTAAACAAACATATTCGAACACACAAGGGGCTGAGATACTCCTGCGATATATGTAAACAGGACTTTGTAGAATTGAGTACCATGAAGGCACATAAACGCACTCATGAAAAGGCATTTTCGTGCGAAATTTGTGGTAAATCGTTTAAACAAAAGAACtatttatataaacataaacaaatacACAACGGGGTGAAACCATACAGTTGTCATATATGTAAAAAGGGTTTTACATACTTGCATAATTTAAAGGATCATGAACGGATCCACACAGGTGAGCGACCATTTTCATGCGACTTGTGTGAAATGAAGTTTAAACAGCTGAGTACTTTAAATACGCATAAACGAACTCATGCAGGTTTTTTATATTGA
- the LOC134803266 gene encoding zinc finger protein 260-like: MVKRKLFCVVVNCPNTNKNSDCIFYRFPKVWYKQEQRNKWITAIRRTNPDGSLWHPKTDDRICSAHFIGGKKADEQASPSYVPRIFPANYKSKRIDVNAAISRYQRYMERRKKEKAVNADNTKEECEERNLCMTKDLYTNYEAMEELVQEESVVKKESCKEDYLCATIDQTGFYTNHEMKEELVAQEELLVKEAREGDSLCVTEDLNSLYTNHEMKEGVVLKENLVGNKEPREDNLCATEDLASLNTGHGVKERLGLHEELLVKEEPHKEDERVTEDLASLNTGHEDKEGLGLHEELLIKEEPHEDDERVTEDLATLNTGHEVKEGLVLHEELLIKEEPHEEDERVTEDFTSLYADHKVKEELVLGPECLQRPGASLASVDGANLDTCGQQLTTTSNDGSRSRQWSLPPTTTTSSRPIENNPKKKHTCKTCDQEFDQYDKLTIHMLSHIGYKPYTCDICNKDFAFLTQLYTHKQLHIGQRPYASECGKAFTTLTNLKEHKVIHKIEKPYSCEICKKLFLLPDDLKLHARMHSGYNPFSCKIFEMDFTNHSSLKAHTVDSAKKSYTCSTCDKTFVNLHYFNRHERTHQKKTYSCDICRDVYTTLENLKMHKKFHTKVGPYFCEICKKNFKNGGNFKLHKRIHAGEKPYACNV, translated from the exons ATGGtaaaaagaaaattattttGTGTTGTTGTAAATTGTCCAAACACTAACAAGAATAGTGACTGCATATTCTACAGATTTCCAAAAGTATGGTATAAACAGGAACAACGAAACAAGTGGATAACAGCCATACGTAGAACAAA TCCCGATGGATCCCTATGGCACCCAAAAACGGATGACAGAATTTGCAGCGCTCACTTTATTGGTGGTAAAAAGGCTGATGAACAAGCCAGTCCCAGTTACGTTCCAAGGATATTTCCCGCAAATTACAAATCTAAACGGATTGACGTAAATGCGGCAATATCCAGGTACCAACGTTATATGGAacgaagaaagaaagaaaaagcaGTTAATGCTGATAATACAA AGGAAGAGTGTGAGGAGCGTAACTTGTGCATGACTAAAGACCTTTATACCAACTACGAGGCGATGGAGGAACTAGTTCAAGAGGAATCAGTGGTAAAGAAGGAGTCATGTAAGGAGGATTACTTGTGCGCTACCATAGACCAAACCGGATTTTACACCAACCACGAGATGAAGGAGGAACTAGTGGCACAAGAGGAGTTACTAGTAAAGGAGGCCCGGGAGGGAGACAGCCTGTGCGTTACCGAAGACCTGAACAGTCTTTACACTAACCATGAGATGAAGGAGGGAGTAGTGCTGAAAGAGAATTTAGTAGGAAATAAGGAGCCCCGAGAGGACAACTTGTGCGCTACTGAAGACCTAGCCAGTCTTAATACCGGCCACGGGGTCAAGGAGAGACTAGGGTTGCATGAGGAGTTACTAGTAAAAGAGGAGCCCCATAAGGAGGATGAGCGCGTTACTGAAGACTTGGCCAGTCTTAATACCGGCCACGAGGACAAGGAGGGACTAGGGTTGCATGAGGAGTTACTAATAAAGGAAGAGCCCCATGAGGACGATGAGCGTGTTACTGAAGACTTGGCCACTCTTAATACCGGCCACGAGGTCAAGGAGGGACTAGTGTTGCATGAGGAGTTACTAATAAAAGAGGAGCCCCATGAGGAGGATGAGCGTGTTACTGAAGACTTCACCAGTCTTTATGCCGATCACAAGGTGAAGGAGGAACTGGTGCTGGGGCCGGAGTGCTTGCAGCGGCCTGGTGCATCTCTTGCCTCGg TGGATGGAGCTAATCTGGACACCTGTGGGCAGCAGTTGACCACCACATCCAATGACGGATCAAGGAGTAGACAATGGTCACTGCcccctactactactacttccaGTAGACCTATAGAAAATAATCCAAAGAAAAAACACACCTGCAAAACATGTGACCAAGAATTCGACCAATACGACAAACTAACGATTCATATGCTAAGCCACATAGGATACAAACCATACACCTGCGATATATGTAACAAGGATTTTGCGTTCTTAACTCAATTGTACACGCACAAACAATTACACATAGGACAGAGACCATATGCCAGCGAATGCGGAAAGGCATTTACTACACTGACcaatttgaaggaacataaagTAATCCACAAGATTGAAAAGCCGTATTCTTGTGAAATATGTAAAAAACTGTTTCTGCTACCTGACGATTTAAAGTTACATGCACGGATGCACTCAGGTTATAATCCGTTTTCTTGCAAGATATTTGAAATGGATTTTACGAATCATTCCAGTTTGAAAGCACATACAGTTGATAGTGCAAAGAAATCATACACGTGCAGTACCTGTGACAAAACTTTTGTCAATTTGCATTATTTTAATAGGCACGAACGAACCCATCAAAAGAAAACATACTCGTGTGACATATGTCGCGATGTATATACGACATTGGAAAATTTAAAGATGCACAAGAAATTTCATACTAAAGTAGGACCGTATTTCTGTGAAATATGCAAAAAGAATTTTAAAAACGGGGGTAATTTTAAACTCCATAAACGAATACATGCAGGAGAAAAGCCGTATGCCTGCAATGtgtga